One Arachis hypogaea cultivar Tifrunner chromosome 2, arahy.Tifrunner.gnm2.J5K5, whole genome shotgun sequence genomic window, GTTAAATTTGAATTCCAACTAAGGAGTGAATGAGGTAACCGAACTAAGCATGCAAAGTTCCatccttcttttttttcaattcagACCAAACCTTTTGgtctttcacaaaaaaaaaaaacaattgggCCTGCTTCTCAATTTTCTGGCCTGAATAGCACAATAATAATTCAGCCAATAATTTTTAAGGACATTTTCTGCACAAGGCTGATCATTATATTGGGCTTGTTTCAATTTTCAGCCCAACCACAAATTCTACATACCACAATTATTAATCAACAATTATAAACTAAAATTCATATtaatacttttataattaattatcttaataatgtttgatcattatcaaattaatttaaaatttttcaaactcatcaatatcttacCAAAGTGATTAACACGTATaatattttaactattatttttatataaaaatatttttacatgagtatttaattttttttaggtaaCCCTAAAACCGTatgtatagaatatatatatatatatatatatatatatatatatatatatatatatatatatatattagattgCACATGCAAGTGGAGTATAAACATCTTCGTGGGACTAATTTCTTGTACCTCAAGCATTGCGTTTGTTTGTCCAAAATTAAAAGGGCGGGGGGGGGGTCAAATTTGACTTCAATTACATGCCGAAGCAAAAACCCTGTTTCAAAATTGATACATTCCTACTATGCTGGAAAAATTATGGTACTTTACTATACATTCCCTAATTAAGAGCATTTAGAGATAACCCAAGACATGGCTATAATATGTAGATAGATGGGGATTCTAAACAATTATATGCTATGGCAGATCATCATCTAATAAGAGCCTAAGACCGTTTGTTAGGCTTAGGAAAAATCTTGCTTATCGGTTATTATCAGCATAATTCATGAAAATTGAAGGCAATAAGCATAGTATCTTTGAGCCTACATAGATTATTGAAAGtaactttctttttttattgcAAAGAATCAAATTTAATACGATTAGTTAATATAAGAGGAAAAACTAcgttatttgaataaaataaattaaagcatcTATCCCTGCCTTGGCTACATACCTTTCTCTCCAAGCATCAAATTGTTTATGCAAAACatatgtgtgtatgtgtgtgttttCCTTGTCTCTCATGTTTAACACGTTTTTGCTGCAGTCTGAACCTAGTTTCAATCTATTTGGATTTATAATATGCGTTTCATCAACCTTTTCGAGAGCTTTCAAATCGGTCCTTCAAGATCTTTTGTTGTCCTCTGAGGGGTAAGGTTCATTTTCTCTCTGATCTCTTTAATCATTATTTACATATATTAATCAAGGgcatacttaaaaaaaattaaactctatgaACAAAAGATATTTAATTAACTGAGAGTTTGCACTTTCCAGAGAAAAGTTAAACTCTATGAACCTGCTGCTTTATATGGCACCCATGGCAATGTTGGTCTTGCTTCCTGCAACATTGTTGATGGAGAAGAATGTGATTCAAATCACAATAGATGTAGCAAGAAATGATATCAGAATTATAGGTTTTCTGCTCTTCAGTTCTTCTCTTGCATATTTTGTCAACCTAACCAATTTTTTGGTGACAAAACACACAAGTGCATTGACTCTTCAGGTATATATGTCCTAAGACTTCTTCCAATTTTTTGTCATGCGCATTGCATATGGAAATAAATTCAACAATTTCATAGATTAAATTCTATGAAAAATTGAAGATGAGCATTCTTCTAAAGTTAGCTCGATAATGTTACTTAATTGTAAATTTTCTGATGAATCGCTATAGAAATTAAATATGTAGTCAAAATTGAACCTTAATAATACAACAAATGATACTATTTGAACATTAAAGTACGTGTTAATTAAATATACATccaaaaaaattacctaatcggCTTAAACAATCTTGTAATTACTAAATGAATAAAGaataatttgtttttgaaaattttaaagattttgaaagtATTTATATTTACTACTTCATACAGTATTTAGGATTACGTTGAAGAAACTTTTATggtgttaaatttatttttagataGACATACAATATGATTCAATAGTGAGAAAAGAGTTTAAGTGTTTAAGTAAGGActacaaaatttaaaacaataaagTACATGTAGAACATAAATTACGATTACATATatggattaaaaataaaatgtttttcaTTCTAATACATTTAGTTAAATATTTGCAGGTTTTAGGAAATGCAAAGGGGGCAGTTGCAGTGGTGGTCTCAATTTTGATTTTCAAGAATCCAATTTCCATGATAGGAATGTGTGGTTATGCCTTCACTGTTCTTGGAGTTATCTTATACACTGAAGCCAAAAAGAGATAtagttagttaaaaaaattaaaaaaaaggaaggtatagttgaaaataaaagactacaaattaaaattaattaccaaGATTAACCAACCACAAGCAGGAGTGAGGGCCATCAACTTTGTGCATTAGCTAGTGGCATAACAACGTGTGATTTTATTTACTTAAGAAATTGAAACTTCGTTTCTAAGCCTTTTCATTTCACCGTTCATACTTAGCAAGCATTGGAGTACAGTTAGGCATAAAATAATACGATGAAACCCTTTGGAGTTTGGATATTATTGTAGTTTTGTGACATTATTAAATTTATTGATTTTGCAAGACTATATAGTATGTATCGAACTAATTAAGAAAATGTAAATCCCTATTTGATGTCTTCATACCATGGCATCAAGCCATCAATAATTTAGTGTTTGAGAGATCAGAGAAGCCTTTATTTGAGTAtattatgtgaattttttttggTTGGAAATCAGGGGTATATATGgttcagtttttttttaaattgaattgaaattgtaCTAAGCTATTTTAAATGATTTAGAAATTGAACTAAACTGTTTTGTCATATAAAAAATTGGTTTTAAACTCGTTTATAATACGGTGGGCGGTGGCTATTCAGATAAAGACGTTTATTTCATCTTTTGCTAAAGATGTTTTCatattgtgttttaattggtttctcTATAATTTATTCGATAtttctcatcacatattattaaattaatcaaaagaatttctttccaaaaataataaaaaacatttaatttaaactaaaaccaaaaaagtaatagattaactattagattttttaaaattatttatataaaaaatatatcacattcatcaatatatatatatatatatatatatatatatatatatatatatatatatatatatatatatatatatatataacaagctcaagcctcttaaattttttacaaataaaaaaataattaatttatattcgtacaatatataaaataattactatattattattattatattatagattaaaattcactaatttaaattttcttttcatttttaatataagcattagaaataaataaaatttttataactaaatgtagtgtaacaaaatatatataatattaattagtttttaaaaaattgtaaaaaaatagtttcttttattttagtaaaataactatttattaaaatagacaaattaattattttttctcatatacagtttttttgagacataaaaataattaattattactatttcattaaatttttaatttaaagaaaaattctagttaattttggtatagaaattttaaatttgaaaacattgataaaaattatgttgaattttgatttattttattctcatttaaattgatcactacataagttaaagttctgttttgaagttatattcgagctttaatctgaattttaaagttttaatttacttagtttaattttttaacttaggtatccgtgactcgtattagggttttaagtgcttagttgaaaaaaaattaaggtaaaacaaatttcaattgtcacatcaaatagtCGCTAGAATGTATAATATAGCAGTCGTTAGTCCATCTCAGCATATCATTAATGATTTTGTGAGACTATGACAAAAAAACCAATGTGAGTCATAATTATTAAGTTGGgagactaaattgagtaaatcgaaatttttgaaattatattaaaatatgaacataatttcagagaccaataagtattatctctttgttgacaattaagttgttttaatggtaattaaaatctaataatggtttataataaaaaaaaatattcctttgcaacaatgaacctatagtagTAGTTAGGGGTGTTACAAATTAGATCATATCCATAAATCCACAATATTTATCCGTATCTGATCTGTAATTTGTGGATATGATCTGATCTATAAGATGATCAGATTGGGTCAAATCAGATCCACACTCTaatcagatagaagtaaatatgtttgaaaaagtaaacaaaaaaattattgacttttataaaaataaatttttttaatattttttattttatgaatatatttgatatctgatccaaaTATAAAAAGTGCGAATATTGAATTTGATCTAATAAGTTTAGTTCGGATTGGATCGAAATTTCAGCCATATCCAATATGTAAACACccctaataataataactaaaagaTTATAATGATTATGTTTTTAACTAAGAAGAAGtgccaaaaaaatactaaatacaaaaatatctaatcaaatattaaaagaaaattttactttaaaacagtTGGACTTttttgcttatatatatatatatatatatatatatatatatatatatatatatatatatatatatatataaaatgtaataataataatatgataactgttttatatatcacacaaatataaacgtTTTTTCTGTGAGCCTAAGAAAGGTTTTGTAATTCCCTAACCTTGTTAtcgatttttgtagtgttagccctcatattatcaatttgattcatatataattcggatgataaattatttggtgacgtgCTTCTTTTTTTACTGTGACatacttgtttattattattattattattattattattattatatgcattAAAAAATAACAGGTCAAATTATTACCATAATataatagaagtatggaagtttatTATTCTCCTCTGACGGAAGaaataaaattcttttcaataatttatttaacatttagtagaataaaaataaattttattagaataaattttagtacgagtttaatatttttatttatcataaaatatttatagaattacttatagataaattttagaaaaacgaaaaaagcatgattttaattttatttttaaataaattttatttttaattttaaaataagttttaattttattttttaataatattaattttttaccgtatataattatttaattatttgttaatcatatataaataaattactcttaataagatttttttgtgtttttcaattatcttttttttaataattaattattaaaataattaaacttttcacaaccaaaataataaaataattatgaagtgtttttattcatattttaattataaatataaatataatttgattatattatttatgaaatgtgactatagatgtagataaaatttagttatattacttatatataattttattgtatttcttataaagttagattataattatgacaatagaattgttctagtatttttatatgtgtgactaattggtgttattaaaacattactcttaattataaataaggtttataatttaaaaaatcaaagactcaattaaaaagatccaaaaaagatGACGTTtaaatattctaactctttaaaataaaaatattaaaaattcaattaaaaattatttaaaatttaaactcaataaaaatttatattcaatgtgttttgtattaaatatatttaataacctattatatcatattagTTGAATTAgcttttataatgttaattttctaataacactttattagaaaaaaaattat contains:
- the LOC112719835 gene encoding probable sugar phosphate/phosphate translocator At3g11320; the encoded protein is MIMMDSIPWSTIMVVTSWYSSNIGVLLMNKYLLTKYGFKFPVFLTMCHMMCCSIFSFIGIQVMDIVPFQSIQSKEQLVKICVLSLVFCFSVVCGNVSLNYIPVSFNQAIGATTPFFTAVCAYFVTRKREAWLTYATLLPVVAGVIIASESEPSFNLFGFIICVSSTFSRAFKSVLQDLLLSSEGEKLNSMNLLLYMAPMAMLVLLPATLLMEKNVIQITIDVARNDIRIIGFLLFSSSLAYFVNLTNFLVTKHTSALTLQVLGNAKGAVAVVVSILIFKNPISMIGMCGYAFTVLGVILYTEAKKRYS